From Candidatus Desulfarcum epimagneticum, a single genomic window includes:
- a CDS encoding exported hypothetical protein (Evidence 5 : Unknown function) yields MGLKHYQKLLIIAFSLAWASCSGHRVSLEMTQTHHYDKTVKTDGTAAILISESNRIPDLSLILGHINREVEIGMGVWETQLKEYYDAKEISDPFALPELLDEAMSDVEKEIRKSQRACAGELSGKKTNIGLLKAEMLILDGHASRLSAITGMGRPFPK; encoded by the coding sequence ATGGGTCTGAAACACTATCAGAAACTTTTGATCATCGCATTCTCCCTGGCATGGGCGTCCTGCTCCGGACACCGGGTCTCCCTGGAAATGACGCAGACCCATCATTACGACAAAACGGTCAAAACGGACGGCACAGCCGCGATCCTGATTTCCGAGTCCAACCGAATCCCCGACCTGTCTCTCATCCTGGGGCACATCAACCGGGAGGTGGAAATCGGAATGGGCGTGTGGGAGACCCAGCTCAAGGAATATTACGACGCGAAAGAAATCTCCGATCCCTTCGCGCTTCCCGAGCTGCTGGACGAGGCCATGTCCGATGTCGAAAAAGAAATTCGGAAATCCCAAAGGGCCTGCGCCGGGGAATTGTCCGGGAAAAAAACCAACATCGGCCTTCTCAAGGCCGAGATGCTGATCCTGGACGGCCACGCCAGCCGGCTGTCCGCCATCACGGGCATGGGACGCCCTTTTCCGAAATAA
- a CDS encoding hypothetical protein (Evidence 5 : Unknown function), whose translation MDFFKKMDPVEREIALLEIVQGSIMLEGMHETAEELEKRVAALKEKRKALTPNETRAVHEPPLQPKSTPCRADGWALSPEY comes from the coding sequence ATGGATTTTTTTAAAAAAATGGACCCGGTGGAGCGAGAGATCGCCCTGCTCGAAATTGTCCAGGGCAGCATTATGCTTGAAGGCATGCATGAAACCGCCGAAGAGCTGGAAAAGAGGGTCGCGGCGTTAAAAGAGAAGCGGAAGGCGCTGACGCCGAACGAAACCAGGGCGGTTCACGAACCGCCCCTACAGCCAAAATCCACGCCATGCCGGGCCGATGGATGGGCGTTATCGCCCGAATATTGA
- a CDS encoding conserved membrane hypothetical protein (Evidence 4 : Unknown function but conserved in other organisms), with protein MVLETPALIKISVIVILLAVSGFFSGSESAFFSLSFIQREKLKNKPGGRARLAARLLENPRRLIIAILMGNDLVNIAASVVATYLFVSLMGDLGKWAAIAVMAPLTLVFSEVIPKTVSMRQNERMALFAAGPIAFFSALVKPVRWLFDAAAEGLIRLMGIGKKRRAPSIRESDFLDMVDLSHEGGQITETAKDLIHNVFEFGDVRAGRVMTPAEKIFSLPHDMEIGKAAEAILKNPFSRAPVHASHPGDITGILYAKDLLKVDMENARKKKLPIRVLKRSPYFVREDARAEALFDAMRKERIHMAFCLDASGELSGLVTLEDLLEELFGEIYDEYDRPRAPGPDGKEATPCPRD; from the coding sequence TTGGTTTTGGAAACCCCGGCGCTCATCAAAATATCCGTCATCGTCATTCTGCTGGCGGTTTCAGGCTTTTTTTCAGGCTCGGAATCCGCCTTTTTCTCGCTCTCCTTTATCCAGCGGGAAAAGCTGAAAAACAAACCCGGGGGCCGGGCGCGGCTGGCGGCCAGGCTCCTGGAAAACCCCCGCCGCCTCATCATCGCCATACTCATGGGCAACGACCTGGTGAACATCGCCGCCTCGGTGGTGGCCACCTACCTGTTTGTGTCGCTGATGGGAGATTTGGGCAAGTGGGCGGCCATCGCGGTCATGGCGCCGCTGACCCTGGTGTTTTCCGAGGTGATCCCCAAAACCGTGTCCATGCGGCAGAACGAGCGGATGGCGCTGTTCGCGGCGGGCCCCATCGCCTTTTTCTCCGCTTTGGTCAAACCGGTCCGGTGGCTGTTTGACGCGGCGGCCGAGGGCCTGATCCGGCTGATGGGAATCGGAAAAAAGCGCCGGGCCCCGTCCATCCGGGAGTCGGATTTCCTGGACATGGTGGACCTCAGCCACGAAGGCGGCCAGATCACGGAGACGGCCAAAGACCTCATCCACAACGTGTTTGAATTCGGCGACGTCCGGGCGGGCCGGGTCATGACGCCGGCTGAAAAAATCTTCTCCCTTCCCCATGACATGGAGATCGGAAAGGCCGCCGAAGCCATCCTGAAAAACCCCTTTTCCCGGGCGCCGGTTCACGCCTCCCACCCCGGCGATATCACGGGGATTTTGTACGCCAAAGACCTTTTGAAGGTGGACATGGAAAACGCGCGCAAAAAAAAGCTCCCCATACGCGTCTTGAAACGGTCGCCGTATTTTGTCCGGGAAGACGCCAGGGCCGAGGCGCTTTTCGACGCCATGCGAAAAGAGCGGATTCACATGGCCTTTTGCCTGGACGCCTCCGGGGAGCTGTCCGGACTCGTGACCCTGGAGGACCTTCTGGAGGAGCTGTTCGGGGAAATTTATGACGAATACGACCGGCCCCGTGCGCCGGGACCCGACGGGAAGGAGGCGACGCCATGTCCGAGGGACTGA